From one uncultured Methanoregula sp. genomic stretch:
- the mcrD gene encoding methyl-coenzyme M reductase operon protein D, whose protein sequence is MTEATFPQCRIVTERLLNPETTESLLNKVVSVPGIRRMVLNGPRLPATVPYGPSKGIPNPHPMRKTIHVGDQEIPLQVHVGTVLLEVESRDVIPALQAAIEPVFTNFTFRIQEGRFMKTAPSTVDYCKYGPNADKEMLGLADPNSKSRPIIIQGIK, encoded by the coding sequence ATGACAGAAGCCACGTTCCCCCAGTGCAGGATTGTCACCGAGCGGCTGCTCAACCCTGAGACCACAGAAAGCCTGCTGAACAAGGTCGTCAGCGTTCCCGGTATACGGCGCATGGTCCTGAACGGACCCCGCCTGCCGGCAACGGTACCCTATGGACCTTCCAAGGGGATTCCCAATCCGCATCCCATGAGGAAGACGATCCATGTCGGCGACCAGGAGATTCCTCTCCAGGTTCATGTAGGCACGGTTCTCCTCGAGGTCGAGAGTCGCGACGTCATTCCCGCACTGCAAGCCGCGATCGAACCGGTTTTTACGAATTTCACTTTCCGCATTCAGGAAGGCAGGTTCATGAAGACCGCGCCGTCAACTGTCGATTATTGCAAGTACGGCCCGAACGCGGACAAAGAGATGCTCGGCCTTGCTGATCCAAACAGCAAGTCCCGGCCGATAATCATCCAGGGAATAAAGTAA
- a CDS encoding cation:proton antiporter, translated as MDAAVTVLFLGLLIFLGNILSRFFTLTKIPDVLFLIAIGIIVGPFLGLVAPSAFGVVGPLFTMVTLAIILFEGGLHITIETLKKSITGTTAITVANFIVITAICIVIMHYMAGFSFIESCMLGAILGGTSSAVVIPFTNYLNIRNDTKAILALESAISDVLCIVVLLALLDVVKIQEFNIGHLVGNLLSSFLIAIIIGVVAGIWWSSVYHRLASIKSIFITPAFVFIVFGFVSLLGFSGAIAALALGLTLGNLNYFKAEKILPFLGDNVTQVELTPVEKEFFAQLVSLLKTFFFIYIGISIHFTNMNIIYLGAAITILIYLARIVIVWFTIPRKIPASDAAIVAVMEPKGLAAAVLASLPLEAGVVAGQTIQDVTYIVIFFSILVCSILVFLLERTAFSRMYRKLFWMFGKEQPDPT; from the coding sequence ATGGATGCAGCGGTAACCGTACTCTTCCTGGGCCTTCTTATTTTCCTCGGCAATATCCTCTCGCGGTTTTTTACACTCACCAAGATTCCCGATGTACTCTTTCTCATCGCCATCGGTATCATTGTCGGCCCGTTCCTGGGCCTCGTCGCCCCTTCTGCGTTCGGAGTTGTTGGTCCGCTCTTCACGATGGTCACGCTGGCCATCATCCTGTTCGAAGGCGGCCTGCACATCACGATAGAGACCCTGAAAAAATCCATCACCGGGACAACTGCCATCACGGTTGCCAATTTCATTGTCATAACTGCCATCTGCATCGTGATCATGCATTACATGGCGGGATTCTCTTTCATCGAATCCTGCATGCTCGGTGCGATTCTTGGTGGTACCTCATCGGCGGTTGTCATCCCGTTCACCAATTACCTCAATATCAGGAACGATACCAAGGCAATCCTCGCGCTCGAATCGGCGATCAGCGATGTGCTCTGCATCGTGGTTCTGCTCGCCCTTCTCGACGTTGTAAAAATCCAGGAATTCAATATCGGCCACCTGGTCGGCAACCTTCTCTCCTCGTTCCTGATTGCCATCATCATCGGTGTCGTTGCCGGCATCTGGTGGTCATCCGTATATCATAGGCTCGCAAGCATCAAGAGCATCTTCATCACCCCGGCATTTGTTTTCATCGTCTTTGGCTTCGTCAGCCTGCTCGGATTCTCCGGTGCCATTGCTGCCCTTGCACTCGGCTTAACACTGGGCAACCTGAATTATTTCAAGGCAGAGAAGATCCTCCCGTTCCTTGGCGATAATGTTACACAGGTCGAACTCACTCCCGTTGAAAAGGAATTTTTTGCCCAGCTGGTTTCCCTCCTGAAAACGTTCTTCTTCATCTATATCGGGATCTCGATCCACTTCACCAACATGAATATTATTTACCTCGGGGCTGCGATCACCATCCTCATCTACCTGGCCCGGATCGTCATTGTCTGGTTCACCATTCCCCGGAAGATTCCTGCATCGGATGCGGCGATTGTCGCGGTCATGGAACCCAAGGGACTGGCAGCTGCAGTTCTTGCATCCCTGCCGCTTGAAGCAGGTGTCGTTGCCGGCCAGACCATCCAGGATGTAACGTATATTGTCATCTTCTTCAGTATCCTTGTCTGCTCTATCCTTGTCTTCCTGCTGGAGAGGACTGCATTCTCCCGGATGTACCGGAAATTGTTCTGGATGTTCGGAAAAGAACAACCAGATCCGACTTGA
- a CDS encoding KUP/HAK/KT family potassium transporter: MGETGTPISKIVKSLGLVFGDIGTSPIYTVGAILLFLLPTSFNIFGLLSLVTWTLFTIITVQYIWLATSLSDKGEGGTIVLKTLLDSLLKPGITASAVSVLTIIGIALFIGDGVITPAISILSAVEGILLIPGFQETSQMVILLIAVIIATGLFLFQRRGTERVAFAFGPVMVIWFGALAVFGIISVISAPQVLFALSPTYALAFILENGWASLIVMSAVILCVTGGEALYADMGHLGREPIVKGWVVVFPALVLSYLGQGAYVLMTGNTHNVLFSMVDHISPVIYVPFLLLSICATVIASQAMISGMFSIVYQGMTTRILPKMKIEYTSSELRSQIYIDTINWLLLAAVLIVMFEFRSSENLSAAYGLAVSGSMLISAIMMAIIFLHQNKPVQMIISGSLIIIDGLFFSSTLFKIPHGAYWSFFIAAIPLIIIVTFILGQERLHSILRPIPLAEFLPRYQENYASLPKIRGTALYFIGDVRKLSPYLSQVFFQNEILYENNILVSIKVTEKPFGISTAFTSDLAPGLHLFTVTAGYMEIVNVVGLLHEREIDEKTIFYGVENIVSDTPLWRLYGIIKKISPPFVQFYALPPEKIHGVVTRVVM; encoded by the coding sequence ATGGGCGAGACAGGAACCCCGATATCAAAAATCGTAAAATCCCTCGGTCTTGTCTTCGGGGATATCGGTACCAGCCCGATCTACACGGTCGGCGCCATCCTGCTCTTCCTGCTCCCCACGAGCTTCAACATCTTCGGGCTCCTCTCCCTCGTCACGTGGACGCTATTCACCATCATCACAGTCCAGTACATCTGGCTTGCCACGTCGCTCTCTGATAAAGGCGAGGGCGGAACGATCGTTCTCAAAACGCTCCTTGATTCCCTGCTGAAGCCAGGTATTACCGCATCCGCTGTATCGGTCCTCACGATCATCGGGATCGCCCTCTTCATCGGGGACGGGGTAATCACACCGGCCATCAGTATCCTCTCAGCAGTCGAAGGCATCCTGCTGATCCCCGGGTTCCAGGAAACCAGTCAGATGGTGATCCTTCTCATTGCTGTCATCATTGCCACAGGATTGTTCCTTTTCCAGCGGCGGGGAACCGAGCGGGTGGCCTTTGCGTTTGGTCCCGTTATGGTGATCTGGTTCGGCGCACTTGCCGTATTTGGCATAATATCTGTCATCAGCGCCCCGCAGGTGCTTTTTGCCCTGAGCCCGACCTATGCCCTGGCATTTATTCTGGAAAACGGCTGGGCGTCCCTGATCGTGATGTCGGCCGTGATCCTCTGTGTCACCGGGGGTGAGGCGCTCTACGCCGATATGGGGCACCTTGGCAGGGAGCCGATCGTCAAGGGCTGGGTCGTGGTCTTCCCCGCTCTCGTGCTCAGTTACCTCGGTCAGGGGGCGTATGTCCTGATGACCGGTAATACCCATAACGTTCTCTTCTCGATGGTTGACCACATCAGCCCGGTAATATACGTCCCCTTCCTCCTCCTAAGTATCTGTGCGACCGTCATCGCATCGCAGGCAATGATCTCCGGGATGTTCTCGATTGTTTACCAGGGCATGACCACCCGCATCCTTCCCAAGATGAAGATCGAGTACACCTCCTCCGAACTGCGGTCACAGATCTATATAGATACCATCAACTGGCTGCTGCTCGCCGCCGTTCTGATTGTGATGTTTGAATTCCGCTCATCTGAGAACCTGTCAGCCGCATACGGCCTTGCTGTTTCGGGCTCGATGTTGATCTCCGCCATCATGATGGCGATCATTTTTCTGCACCAGAATAAACCGGTCCAGATGATTATTTCCGGCTCACTCATCATCATTGACGGTTTGTTCTTCAGCTCCACGCTCTTCAAGATCCCGCATGGTGCCTACTGGTCGTTCTTCATTGCAGCCATCCCCCTCATCATCATTGTCACATTCATTTTAGGTCAGGAGAGACTTCACTCCATACTCCGGCCGATTCCGCTTGCGGAGTTTCTCCCCCGATACCAGGAAAATTACGCCAGCCTCCCGAAGATCCGGGGGACCGCGCTCTATTTTATCGGGGATGTCAGAAAGCTGTCTCCCTACCTCTCCCAGGTCTTTTTCCAGAACGAGATCCTGTACGAGAACAACATTCTCGTCTCAATCAAGGTCACCGAAAAACCGTTTGGGATCAGTACGGCATTCACTTCCGATCTTGCACCGGGTCTCCATCTCTTCACGGTCACAGCAGGATATATGGAAATCGTCAACGTGGTCGGACTGTTACATGAGCGGGAGATTGATGAGAAGACAATCTTTTACGGCGTTGAAAATATTGTAAGTGATACACCCCTCTGGAGACTATACGGGATAATCAAAAAGATTTCTCCCCCGTTTGTCCAGTTCTACGCCCTTCCTCCGGAGAAGATCCACGGGGTTGTAACCAGGGTCGTAATGTGA
- the mcrC gene encoding methyl-coenzyme M reductase I operon protein C, with protein MPIGRVTQVVDCREAMGMGKGGGIAQRGTISECRYPDVIVVGMSPGRRHVTKPVCDITSGLRQQGVEYSISTLVLNAGSGIPPDAPKLGGGVLGASFGLTEKEIAQIEKHKVAILHHGNVRSHVVHKVRFILAACDVKAVVVSQAPVDYEDLAKEGVKTSVVMPPEDKIRTKGTVMSIVSGVTRGQTPTREKMAEVISSVMKIVKKKNLLE; from the coding sequence ATGCCGATTGGACGAGTAACCCAGGTTGTTGACTGCCGCGAGGCGATGGGCATGGGTAAAGGAGGCGGGATTGCCCAGAGGGGCACCATCTCCGAATGCCGGTACCCGGATGTCATCGTGGTCGGAATGTCCCCCGGACGCCGCCACGTGACCAAGCCGGTATGCGATATCACCTCAGGCCTCAGGCAACAAGGCGTTGAATACAGCATCAGTACGCTGGTGCTGAACGCCGGAAGCGGCATACCGCCGGACGCACCCAAACTTGGTGGTGGAGTCCTCGGCGCTTCTTTTGGGCTCACCGAAAAAGAGATCGCGCAGATCGAGAAACACAAGGTTGCCATTCTCCACCACGGGAACGTCCGTTCCCATGTGGTGCACAAGGTGCGGTTTATTCTTGCAGCCTGTGATGTGAAGGCAGTCGTGGTTTCCCAGGCCCCGGTTGATTATGAGGACCTCGCAAAAGAGGGCGTGAAGACATCGGTTGTGATGCCGCCTGAAGACAAGATTCGCACCAAAGGTACGGTCATGTCCATCGTGAGCGGCGTAACCCGGGGTCAGACCCCCACGCGCGAGAAGATGGCGGAAGTCATTTCGTCGGTAATGAAAATCGTGAAAAAGAAGAATTTATTGGAGTGA
- a CDS encoding mechanosensitive ion channel domain-containing protein, whose amino-acid sequence MKRQLLIFSALLLLSVGLGAAAHVINEQVVTDLYSTSLVLTATYLIFPVIIGMFLVRRIADLKTRYTANKAISILSIVFILVLCLRIWVTDTSSLIVSYGIIGAAIAFALQDLFKNFVGGFLIIISSMYRVGDRISIDDKYGDVMDIGIMNTTLMEIRGWVSGDQPSGRLLFVPNGFVMNHALYNYTRDHSFVWDEISIPLTYDSDWKRAKDLILGIIIKETSSMTKQADEEIERIGETYYLPKKVVDPSAYITLTDNWITLDVRYISDARNRRILRSRLSELILAVIEKEDKITISSTTVTVTTTKDTLASSKNKKQPDNN is encoded by the coding sequence ATGAAACGACAACTGCTAATTTTTTCTGCGCTTCTCCTCCTTTCTGTGGGGCTTGGCGCAGCTGCGCATGTGATCAATGAGCAGGTTGTCACAGATCTTTACTCCACCTCCCTTGTCCTTACTGCCACGTATCTGATTTTCCCGGTTATTATCGGAATGTTCCTTGTCCGGAGAATCGCAGACCTGAAAACCCGGTACACGGCAAACAAGGCCATTTCAATACTTTCAATTGTTTTCATATTAGTCCTCTGCCTGCGGATCTGGGTAACTGATACTTCCTCACTTATTGTGTCATACGGTATTATCGGTGCCGCGATTGCCTTTGCCCTGCAGGATTTGTTTAAGAATTTTGTCGGAGGTTTTTTGATTATTATCTCCAGTATGTACCGTGTCGGCGACAGGATCTCCATTGACGACAAGTACGGGGATGTAATGGACATCGGTATCATGAATACGACGCTTATGGAGATACGGGGCTGGGTTTCCGGGGACCAGCCATCTGGGCGGCTGCTTTTTGTACCCAATGGTTTTGTGATGAATCATGCTTTGTACAATTACACCCGGGACCATTCGTTTGTCTGGGACGAGATCTCCATACCCCTTACGTATGACAGCGATTGGAAACGGGCAAAAGATCTCATCCTCGGAATTATTATCAAAGAAACCTCTTCGATGACGAAGCAGGCGGATGAGGAAATTGAACGAATCGGGGAAACCTATTACCTTCCCAAAAAAGTTGTCGATCCCTCAGCCTATATTACACTCACAGATAACTGGATTACCCTGGATGTGCGCTACATTTCCGATGCCCGCAACCGCCGTATTCTGCGATCCCGGCTGAGCGAGTTGATCCTTGCAGTTATCGAAAAGGAAGACAAGATTACAATCTCCTCGACAACCGTCACAGTCACAACCACTAAAGACACTCTTGCTTCCAGCAAGAACAAAAAACAGCCGGATAATAATTAA
- the mcrB gene encoding coenzyme-B sulfoethylthiotransferase subunit beta: protein MAKYKETIDLYDDEGKLLKSNVTLDKISPVVNKGALQVIDLTKRTVAVNFAGIEDALKTGKVGGKSNQILGRSMNCSVVKDCDALSAKIKDMVQVEAGDNTKITKVGGGKMILVEIPTARMDAASTYDVASTVVAAATTYALVDQYKVDMFDGSYIKAAVWGTYPQTMDMQGGNVVSILSIPQFNEGLGYALRNIPANHAVMMTHRNAMQGAALSATFEQAGMFEMGNAVGPFERAQLLLYAYQGLNANNIVCDLVKANGKTGTIGTVVQSLVERAIEDKVIKAGKKGKSGFIFYDTKDPMLWNAYASAGTLAATMVNCGAGRFAQAVSATLLYFNDLLEHETGLPGSDFGRAMGVAVGFSFFSHSIYGGGGPGVFNGNHVVTRHAAGVGMPCIVAACALDAGTQMFGPEHTSKIYQETFGQIESFKKPMQAVAKGI from the coding sequence ATGGCAAAATACAAAGAAACAATCGACCTCTACGACGATGAGGGTAAGCTCTTAAAGAGCAATGTCACTCTTGACAAGATCAGCCCGGTTGTCAACAAGGGCGCACTGCAGGTTATCGACCTCACCAAGAGGACGGTAGCAGTCAACTTTGCTGGCATCGAGGACGCACTCAAGACCGGAAAGGTCGGCGGCAAGTCGAACCAGATTCTCGGCCGCAGCATGAACTGCAGCGTTGTCAAGGACTGTGACGCACTTTCAGCCAAGATCAAGGACATGGTCCAGGTCGAAGCCGGTGACAACACCAAGATCACCAAGGTCGGCGGCGGCAAGATGATCCTTGTCGAGATCCCGACTGCCCGTATGGACGCAGCATCCACCTACGATGTAGCCTCAACTGTAGTGGCAGCAGCCACCACCTATGCACTGGTTGACCAGTACAAGGTCGACATGTTCGACGGTTCCTACATCAAGGCAGCAGTCTGGGGTACCTACCCGCAGACCATGGACATGCAGGGCGGCAACGTCGTTTCGATTCTGTCGATCCCCCAGTTCAACGAAGGTCTCGGCTATGCACTCCGCAACATCCCCGCAAACCACGCGGTCATGATGACCCACCGGAATGCAATGCAGGGTGCAGCACTCTCAGCCACCTTCGAGCAGGCAGGTATGTTCGAGATGGGTAACGCAGTCGGTCCGTTCGAGCGGGCACAGCTCCTTCTCTACGCATACCAGGGACTCAACGCAAACAACATTGTCTGCGACCTCGTCAAGGCAAACGGCAAGACCGGTACGATCGGTACTGTCGTGCAGAGCCTCGTCGAGCGTGCCATTGAGGACAAAGTCATCAAGGCAGGCAAGAAGGGCAAGAGCGGCTTCATCTTCTACGACACCAAGGACCCCATGCTCTGGAATGCCTACGCATCCGCAGGTACCCTTGCAGCAACCATGGTCAACTGTGGTGCCGGACGTTTCGCCCAGGCAGTCTCAGCAACCCTGCTCTACTTCAACGACCTGCTCGAGCACGAGACCGGCCTCCCAGGCTCCGACTTCGGTCGCGCAATGGGTGTCGCAGTCGGTTTCTCGTTCTTCAGCCACTCGATCTACGGTGGCGGCGGTCCCGGTGTCTTCAACGGTAACCACGTCGTAACCAGGCACGCAGCCGGTGTAGGTATGCCCTGTATCGTTGCAGCCTGTGCACTCGACGCAGGAACCCAGATGTTCGGACCCGAACACACCTCGAAGATCTACCAGGAAACCTTCGGCCAGATTGAATCATTCAAGAAGCCGATGCAGGCAGTTGCAAAGGGCATCTAA
- a CDS encoding mechanosensitive ion channel domain-containing protein, with protein sequence MADTLLSNVSAELSIKSVQSNVLSNVTAELPVKTIDANLILYVVIIIIIAYVLTYLLSFILVHVSERIGWYRTSVNMIIPLLKLLVYTLALYYIVIAVIEPSLTQMIAFSGLFGAAIGFGLKDLFADIIGSIVIIFEKPYQIGDKVTIGDKYGEVKDIGIRATRIQTPADELVSVPNYSIFSLPVTSGNAGDLAMMVVIDLFIHPDSDAETAMKILKEALVTSKYVIISKKYTYTVLFEDFPFYKRIRAKGYVNDLRREFEFKSEVTRRTWTEFKKAGIRPPSFVLPSGDMSGLSPPTKP encoded by the coding sequence ATGGCCGACACCCTGCTCTCCAATGTTTCAGCGGAATTATCGATAAAATCCGTTCAGTCAAACGTGCTGTCCAATGTAACGGCAGAACTTCCGGTAAAAACCATTGATGCAAACCTGATTCTCTATGTTGTTATTATTATCATCATCGCTTATGTCCTTACCTACCTCCTCAGTTTCATCCTCGTCCATGTTTCCGAGCGGATCGGCTGGTACCGGACATCGGTCAACATGATCATCCCCCTGCTGAAGCTTCTTGTATATACGCTTGCACTCTATTACATCGTAATCGCCGTCATCGAACCGTCACTGACCCAGATGATTGCATTCTCGGGGCTTTTTGGCGCTGCAATCGGGTTTGGCTTAAAAGATCTCTTTGCCGATATCATCGGGAGCATCGTGATCATCTTTGAAAAACCGTACCAGATCGGCGACAAGGTTACAATCGGCGACAAGTACGGGGAAGTTAAAGACATCGGTATCCGTGCTACGCGTATCCAGACCCCTGCCGATGAACTGGTGTCGGTGCCGAACTACTCAATCTTCAGCCTGCCGGTAACCAGCGGGAATGCCGGTGACCTGGCCATGATGGTCGTGATTGATCTCTTCATCCACCCGGATTCCGATGCAGAAACGGCAATGAAGATCTTAAAAGAGGCTCTTGTTACATCGAAGTACGTGATCATCTCAAAAAAATATACTTACACCGTCTTATTCGAGGATTTCCCTTTCTACAAGCGCATCCGTGCAAAGGGATACGTAAACGACCTCCGTCGGGAGTTCGAGTTCAAGTCTGAAGTGACCCGGAGAACATGGACCGAGTTTAAAAAGGCGGGGATCCGGCCACCTTCGTTTGTTCTCCCTTCGGGCGATATGAGCGGGCTGTCCCCGCCAACAAAACCATAA
- the mcrG gene encoding coenzyme-B sulfoethylthiotransferase subunit gamma: protein MAYKPQYCAGQTAVADNRRKQMNPEHKLAKLRDVTDKDIVLIMGHRVPGSAYKSAHPPLAEQQEPACPVRKLVTPTDGAKAGDRIRYIQFADSMYNAPCHPYLRSYLEAYRFRGIDPGTLSGRQIIECRERDLEKYAKDLVNTELFDPALTGIRGCTVHGHSLRLDENGMMFDMLQRCILDKKAGIVKIVKDQVGVPLDGEVKVGKPMDAKWIKANSTIYHSLVGTAYRDDAELIEYIQRIHSLRVKYGFMPKEA, encoded by the coding sequence ATGGCATACAAACCCCAGTATTGTGCCGGACAGACTGCAGTCGCCGACAACAGGCGCAAGCAGATGAACCCGGAACACAAGCTCGCGAAGCTTCGGGATGTCACGGACAAGGACATTGTCCTCATCATGGGACACCGTGTACCCGGCTCAGCCTACAAGAGTGCACACCCGCCGCTCGCCGAGCAGCAGGAGCCCGCCTGCCCGGTCCGCAAGCTGGTAACCCCGACCGACGGCGCAAAGGCCGGCGACCGCATCCGTTACATCCAGTTTGCCGACTCAATGTACAATGCACCCTGCCACCCGTACCTCAGGTCCTACCTCGAGGCATACCGCTTCCGCGGCATTGACCCGGGTACCCTGTCCGGCCGTCAGATCATCGAGTGCCGTGAGAGAGACCTTGAGAAATATGCCAAGGATCTCGTCAACACCGAGCTCTTCGACCCCGCACTCACCGGCATCCGCGGATGCACGGTGCACGGACACTCCCTCCGTCTCGATGAGAACGGTATGATGTTCGACATGCTCCAGCGCTGCATCCTCGACAAGAAGGCAGGCATTGTCAAGATTGTCAAGGACCAGGTCGGTGTACCCCTTGACGGCGAAGTCAAGGTCGGCAAGCCGATGGACGCAAAGTGGATCAAGGCCAACTCAACCATCTACCACTCGCTCGTGGGCACTGCCTACCGTGACGACGCTGAACTGATTGAGTACATCCAGCGCATCCACTCGCTCCGTGTAAAATACGGCTTCATGCCAAAGGAGGCATAA
- the mcrA gene encoding coenzyme-B sulfoethylthiotransferase subunit alpha — MAKAAKIERTQKLFLKAMKEKFAEDPQATSTVFLREGLEQSPRKVEFMKAGKKAEMDRGISMYDPKRCHCGGIPLGQRQLMTYEVSGTGVFVEGDDLHFVNNAAMQQMWDDIRRTIIVGLDLAHNTLQKRLGKEVTPETINEYLHVLNHAMPGAAVVQEHMVETHPSLVDDCYVKVFTGDDEMADDIEPQFLLNLDKLFPAKSAAALKAAVGKSMFQAVHIPTTVSRTCDGGTTSRWSAMQIGMSFIGAYKMCAGEAAVADLAFAAKHAGVIQMADILPARRARGPNEPGGIKFGHFADMVQGDRKYPNDPVKASLEVVGAGTMLFDQIWLGSYMSGGVGFTQYATAAYTDNILDDYCYYGLDYIKSKHGGLGKAKKTQEVLNDIATEVTLYGMEQYEQYPTTLESHFGGSQRASVLAAASGISCSLATANSNAGLNGWYMSMLAHKEGWSRLGFFGYDLQDQCGSTNSMSIRPDEGCIGELRGPNYPNYAMNVGHQGEYAAIAGAAHYGRGDAWSLSPLIKITFADPSLKFDFAEPRREFAKGAIREFMPAGERSLIIPAR, encoded by the coding sequence ATGGCAAAAGCAGCAAAAATCGAGAGAACCCAGAAGCTCTTCCTGAAGGCAATGAAGGAGAAGTTTGCAGAAGACCCCCAGGCAACCTCAACCGTCTTCCTCCGCGAAGGTCTCGAGCAGTCCCCGCGCAAAGTCGAGTTCATGAAGGCCGGTAAGAAGGCCGAGATGGACCGCGGTATCTCCATGTACGACCCCAAGCGCTGCCACTGTGGTGGTATCCCGCTCGGTCAGCGCCAGCTGATGACCTACGAGGTCAGCGGCACCGGTGTCTTTGTAGAAGGCGACGACCTCCACTTCGTCAACAACGCTGCCATGCAGCAGATGTGGGACGACATCCGCAGGACCATCATCGTAGGTCTTGACCTCGCCCACAACACCCTCCAGAAGCGGCTCGGCAAGGAAGTTACTCCTGAAACCATCAACGAGTACCTCCACGTTCTGAACCACGCAATGCCAGGCGCAGCCGTTGTTCAGGAACACATGGTCGAGACCCACCCGTCACTTGTCGACGACTGCTACGTGAAAGTCTTCACTGGCGACGACGAGATGGCAGATGACATCGAGCCCCAGTTCCTCCTCAACCTCGACAAGCTCTTCCCGGCAAAGAGTGCAGCAGCACTGAAGGCCGCAGTCGGCAAGTCGATGTTCCAGGCAGTTCACATCCCGACAACCGTCAGCAGGACCTGCGACGGTGGAACCACCTCACGGTGGTCTGCAATGCAGATCGGTATGTCCTTCATTGGTGCATACAAGATGTGCGCAGGCGAAGCAGCAGTCGCTGACCTTGCATTCGCAGCAAAGCACGCCGGTGTTATCCAGATGGCAGACATCCTGCCCGCCCGCCGTGCACGTGGCCCGAACGAGCCAGGTGGCATCAAGTTCGGTCACTTCGCAGATATGGTCCAGGGAGACCGCAAGTACCCCAACGACCCCGTCAAGGCATCCCTTGAAGTCGTCGGTGCAGGTACCATGCTCTTCGACCAGATCTGGCTCGGATCCTACATGTCCGGTGGTGTCGGATTCACCCAGTATGCAACCGCTGCATACACCGACAACATCCTCGATGACTACTGCTACTATGGTCTTGACTACATCAAGTCCAAGCACGGTGGTCTCGGCAAGGCAAAGAAGACCCAGGAAGTCCTCAACGACATCGCAACCGAGGTTACTCTCTACGGTATGGAACAGTACGAACAGTACCCCACCACCCTCGAGAGCCACTTCGGCGGATCCCAGCGTGCATCCGTCCTTGCAGCAGCATCAGGTATCTCCTGTTCACTGGCAACGGCCAACTCCAACGCCGGCCTGAACGGATGGTACATGTCCATGCTCGCCCACAAGGAAGGCTGGTCACGTCTCGGCTTCTTCGGCTACGACCTGCAGGACCAGTGCGGTTCAACCAACTCAATGTCGATCAGACCCGACGAAGGCTGTATCGGCGAGCTCCGTGGACCAAACTACCCGAACTACGCAATGAACGTCGGTCACCAGGGAGAATACGCAGCCATTGCAGGTGCCGCCCACTATGGACGCGGAGATGCATGGTCACTGTCCCCGCTGATCAAGATCACCTTCGCAGACCCCTCGCTCAAGTTCGACTTCGCCGAACCCCGCCGCGAGTTCGCAAAGGGTGCAATCCGCGAGTTCATGCCAGCCGGCGAGCGCTCACTGATCATCCCCGCAAGGTAA
- a CDS encoding hydrogenase iron-sulfur subunit, translating to MSAPGNFAIPERGPGIWQPKIQGIVCNWCSYAGADLAGGGRIQYPPDIRIIRVMCTGRLDSLFVLKAFADGADGVLVSGCHFGDCHYLEGNYKAAKRMFMVKRLMKSIGLDDRRFRMTFVSASEGAKWGAVVTDVVNMVRELGPTPITEFKSK from the coding sequence ATGTCTGCACCAGGAAACTTCGCAATTCCCGAGAGAGGCCCCGGTATCTGGCAACCCAAGATCCAGGGTATCGTCTGCAACTGGTGTTCCTATGCCGGTGCTGACCTTGCCGGTGGCGGCCGTATCCAGTACCCTCCCGACATCCGGATTATCCGTGTCATGTGCACGGGACGTCTCGACTCCCTCTTTGTACTCAAGGCTTTCGCCGATGGTGCAGATGGTGTGCTCGTATCGGGCTGTCACTTTGGTGACTGCCACTACCTTGAAGGCAACTACAAGGCAGCAAAGCGGATGTTCATGGTCAAGCGCCTGATGAAGAGCATCGGCCTTGACGACCGCCGCTTCAGGATGACCTTTGTGTCTGCATCTGAAGGTGCCAAGTGGGGCGCAGTCGTGACCGATGTGGTCAACATGGTCCGCGAACTCGGACCAACCCCGATCACGGAGTTCAAGAGTAAGTAA